In the genome of Pelmatolapia mariae isolate MD_Pm_ZW linkage group LG4, Pm_UMD_F_2, whole genome shotgun sequence, the window TAGTTTTACAGGGTGGAGAACCCTGCAATTTCCCCCAAACTTGGGTCCCGTCTCTCTTACAGCTTTTTGCTCTTtgacctttttctttcttttcaactCACTCTTTCTGAAGCTCACCTTTATCTCCCCAATAAAAACCTGATGTTTAAAGTGGAGACAAGTGGAAATGTAGATAATTCTGACAGCACTTAATAATGGGTTTAGGAGCTGGTTTATTACTCAGCTGCACTTTATTTCACCAACACGACACAATCATCTTCGAAATCTTCTTCTGTGGATTATGTAGATTATACAATAGGAAGACATAACAGAGCTTTTCACTCCTAATATGCATTGCAGCAGTGCCAGTGATGAAGCAAGCCACAGAGAGTTTAAATAAAAAGGGGCAAAGGTCATGACttaagacaaattaaaaatccacatttAGGAAGATGAAAGCATCATCCTGAAGTCACGTAAACAGCTGTGTGCATAAAACTGTGCCACTCTGAACTCGAAACACAAACTCCTCTTTTCAACATCACTGCCACTCAGGAGCTGCTCTCCAAAGGTTTCACTATTAACTTGTCTTTTTTAAGCCTAAAATAGACTTTTTATGAGATACAAATTCCCTCTTTCAGATTTTCTTCTTAAAAACGCTGACTCCTGAGTGAACCCTGCATGCATGCAGCGTGGGCCAACCATCATTTGTTTGATCTGACATAACTTGGCAGACTTCTTTATTACAGagctgctgtgctgctggggACACGGCCTTCTttaatgaaagaagaaaaaaaatcttaattttgAGGAGAAGGAGACAGAAAGCCGATGTCAGGGGCTGAAATTTGTGGGCCACACTGAGCCAAGATGGTGTCATGTACTGGCAGGCAGAGCATGAAGCTGCCTGGCTGACCCCTGACAGTATTCCTTGCAGTTGGACTTTCATAACACAGAGATAGAAAGAAGAACCATAGATTGACTGGGCGCATTACATTAAAGGCATCACAGGTTGTCTTTTTCCTCCATAGGAAAATAGTGGAGTGTACGACTAATACAGAGGGCTGCAACACATCTTAAATCAGTATTCAGTAAACTGCAGTGCACGGGGTGTGTGTACAGTTCTACTATAAAACATCTTAGGCTGATAAATGacattaccaaaaataaataaataaaaggttcaTTAGCTGACATGCATGCTGAGGTttctaaaaaccaaaaaagcaaGTACAGAAAAATTAAATCAACAGCAAGGATCTTATTCATTTCTGCAACACTCATGCTGCTCATGTGAAAGATGTGGGTGGTGGCCACAGAGAAACTAAATgtttcctttgtgtgtgtgtgtgtgtgtgtgtgtgtatgtgtgtgtgtgtgtgtgtgtgtgtgtgtgcgtgcgtgcgtgcgtgcgtgcgtgtttcTACCCTTTCTACCTCACCCAGAAGGAATACTTAAGCCTCCGTACAGGATAAAAGGAGAAACTTGAGCATGTCTTTATGTGTAAACATTTGTGAGTTTACTTAACCTAAAAATCTATTGTGCACTGTCACACTGTGACGCCTGGATTTCCATTTGGAGATGAAGAGTAAACACTTGCAATGTAAATAACATTTAGGGGCCAACTTTAGGGCAAATCTACAGGAAATTAATGTAGGTCAGTGTCCTCTGAAGTGAtagaaacactgtgtgtgtgcgtgcgtgtgtgcgtgcgtgtgtgcatgcgtgtgtggggggtggggggggtgttTGGAGATGTCACATGAATCCAATTCTCTGGGAAGAGGAAGTACTTCCTCACTGAGGAGGATTTGTAGTAAACAGCTGAATGAGGCCCTCTCAGGGTTCTGAAAACAGCTCCTTCACCCTCCTCCAcccgatgtgtgtgtgtgccgaCACTAAGCCACtcagctctgtgtgtttgtgtattgtgCTTCTTAGTGTATAATACAGTGGACTTAAACGTATCTTTGACAAAAGTTTTCCAGCTCCAGGCTCGCTACCTTCCAGGTGCAAGGCCAACTACCTGTGTGACAGCAGCATCTGCTGGTAGCTGGTAGAGTTGCAGCAGTAGAAGCAGCtccacaaacttcaaaacaacaTGGGTGAGTCTCCAGCCTCAGCTTTGCAGTGCAAAACCTCAAATCTAAAAATTTGGCAAGTGTATATTTAGTTATTTTAACATGATGAAACTTAAAATTTGAGTTGTGATGTAAACATCTTTGTACATAATCGTAAAGTTTTTATATGGTGACAGGAACTACAGAACATCTTTAAACAATGAAAACTAAAGTAAACAAATTATAAATGAAAACATAGCCATTAAAAACACGTGTACACTCTTTAAAATTCACTCAACTACAACACGAGAGACTCGACTGCAATTTCAGTCCCTCACCTCTGCAGTTGGGCAGACACACCCATATTCGGACTTTGGATTAAATGACCAATAATCAGCTTTTGTATTTTAACAGAACCAAATtaccacaaaaaagaaacaaaacagaacaacaacaaaaaaaaaaaccacactgaAATGCATGCTGGTTTTGCTCTTTTACAGTGAAGAAGTCTTTTTTAACAGGCAGACTGTCAGATTTCCTCTAACAACAAAACAACCGGCTAAGCGTGTTTTCCTGGTTTCGGTTATAAGGAAAGTGAAATCTAAAGGGAGTTACTACAGCCTCACACAAACATACAGATCAGCCATCGAAAGCAGCAGATTTACGCAGGTAAGCGTCTCGTTTTCTAGCGGCTACATTTTTGCTTACTTTTGCTCAAATGACTGCTGACAAATTTACACCCAATCACTAATGCAGCATTTATCAGGTGACAAAATACTTACAGATACAATGAAGTTGACTGTTTTTTTGCATTAGATTTCACTATGAAGTGGATTACATTTGACTCCTTCTGCCTTCTCATAAGTTTGTCTTGCAAATACACACACTCCTGCAAAATTGCACTTAATTAGTTTAAAATCTAGTTAGTTTAGGTGATTTTCATGGAACCAGTgccagactgaaaaaaattaaattctaAATGAATTCATTAGGATCACTGTTTGGACAAATACAAATGTTAAGGCATGTTTTCATTACAAGTCTTTGACTCTAAAACTGCCATAAAACAATATCTACTTTGTTTTATTGCTCTTCTTTAACCTGACCGTTTAGGGACTTTTACTTTGTTATTTATCTGAAGCTGAAAGAAGGCTTCATCACATAATGGATGGTATTAATCAGGGAAAACCCCCCCCCCATAAAACCCGttttaaataatgtttaaatACAGAGTAGGACAAATGATTGCATGATGAAAAGATCACTGGTCACAATGACAGCATGGACTTAAATATGGACGaacaataaaactaataaacatAAATTTCTCTACAGGATGATGACGACGTCAGCAAGAATTACTGTGCTGTGTGGCTGTGTGGCTCTGCTCCTGACCCTGACTTCTGTGTCAGCTGTAAGACAAATACTCAATTCAATCAATGATCTAATGTCAGTAGACTTCGGCCAGTCTGTGCCGATCCACAGTCTTGTGCTGCTCCACTGGTTTGccaacactgttgacattgacaGAAACGATGTCATACATCTGACCTTTAACCCAAACCATGATTATGGGTCCCACTATTATGGCAACAGTGAGAATCTGTTTGAACTATCGCTGGCATCCAAACACTACACCATCGGTAACATCAATGCATCAACATCAGTCCCACTTCCACCTCATGTCCAAGCCCAGTCAGGACATGGAAACAGAGTTCGAGTCGTTATTAGAGTCAGGGAGGCATATGGAGTGCGACAAGTAGAGCGAGTCTATTTCACGCAGCATTATCCATTTTACTATCGAAGGTCAGCTTATGATCCCGATCAAACGTACGAGGTCACTACCAACCTCTTAAGAGAGATCAGAGAGTTTTCTATGGACAGTCATGACATGATATCATTAAGGTATCTTAGGGATCGCTTTGGAGGCAGTGCTAATGATTTACAGTTAGAACGCATCAGAAACATGTGGGGTCACCTTGCTTCTCTCGGACTGTTGTTCCACATTGTGGGGTATACTGGGCCAGTACAATCCTACTGTAACCAAGTCCAGTTGGCATCGAGAAGAAATGATTCATGGAGCAACATTCAAGACTGTCTAGGTTTCTTATGTCGTTTGTTGTTAGTAGTTGTTTTGGtagttgctgttttgttttttcttttgttagcaGCAGCAAATAAAAAGTGAGTAAACAATGTGAAGAGAAAACTTGTTCCAAGATAGACTCAACCAAACTGTAACTGTTGGACCAGAAAACCATCTggatctttattttgaacatggcCTTCACttgttttgggaaaaaaaaacaattagccAGTTGCAACATCTGTAGTACCACTAGATGACTGACGAGAAATTTTGTAAAAGTGTTATAAAACTTTCcacttttcactttttatttttactctctAATATGAGTTAATTCTGTGCTAAGTTTGAAAGTTTTAAATGGATAGACCCACAGCATGCTTGCAGTAAAAGGCCAAATCAATATTTTGTATATTAGCTACTCAAAATGGTTCTTACTGTGCATCATCTGTACAATGTCTACTCGTGTCTAATCTAACAGTAGTCCCAGCAGATTCATCCGGTGAGGCTCAAGGACAATAATGCTGATGGAGAAATGACAGACATGTTGATTAAGAGTGTATCTGACTGAtgcttttgtattttctctgtAATCTTGAAATGCCTTTGACTTAATGgcctaaaaataataaaatatacgaTTCACTTGATTCAAATCCATCTGTGTTTCCAAGTTTCAAAACGTAGCTGATATAATATTTGTTGTGCACTGTGTAAATTTCTACACGTCCTGATAATGGCAAAAGACCAAAAATGCAGCAAGTGTTAGAGGCCAATAACctgcattaaaacaaacaaaaacatccgTCTCAAACAAAAAGCAGACACAGATTATGTGCAAATATTTCAATCCACTCTAGTAAAGTCATGAGCTGTGACACATACATATTTTTGGACACAGAAATAATCTCAAGTTTTTATATAATGACTACAGATCACCTTTAAACAATGACAACTtaaattaagaaaacaaaatcatacAAGAAAAACACCAAATTCAAACACATGTGCACAATGTGTGAAATTCGTCTGTGATCATTTGCTACAGGAGAGACTACTGCAGTGTCACAGTTCGTCACCCTGCCATAAGGCAGACACGCCCATATTCAAAGTTTCCATTACAAGTCTGCTCATAAATGGCCAATAATCAGCTGTTAACAGACACGTGACTGCCAAACTACCAAAGatactgaaatgtttttttgtctttaaaaacgGAAGGAAGTCAAATAGTGAGACTTGTTTTTCAACATCCTCTTCGCAACTGTCAAAGCTCGTCACTCTGGATTTATTTACAAGGAAAGCGAAACCTAAAAGAAGTTACAACTGCTCTCACACAACAAATAGATCAGACTGAGAGAAGCATACCGACACAGGTAAGTTCCCTCATTTTCAAATTCCTTACTCGACTGGTGAAGAATTTACCCACGTCTCTAATGCAGAATCTATTCTACAGGTGACAAAATATTACATATACAACAAAGTGGATTTGACATGGAGTCTGTTACAGTGCACTACGTATGCCTTTTGTTTAACTACAAGCATACATACTTCCATTCAATATGATCTGCAAGTCTGCAGGATTAGTATTAAAGCTTTGAATTTTAATTTGTATAACTTCCTGACACAGTTATCGGGAGCATCATGAAACCAGTGCCATGGCCAATAAAACGTGAAATACAATTCATTAAGATTAGCAACTGGCTTTAtctaataaaacatgaaaacattttcgGAATCGCTTAAACAAAATCTGCTTTGTTTAATTACTCTAAGCGGACCGTTCAGTGATCCCGCCCTCTTGTTTATCTGAAGCTGACAGGAGGCATCGGTGGACAAATCAAACAAGTTTTGATTATAAATGAAGAGTTACTAGTGTGACACTCCCCTATCATCACCAGCTCTCAGATCCTGTTCAGGAAGTTAAGACTCTTTGGGAAAACAAGAGAATTttgaatttaagttaaaaacaaaatctcttTATTTAAGaagatttaataatttaataaaacttTAATTTACTTTTCTTGATGAATGGCTAATACCATTCACCaggaaaagtaaataaaaactgtttcaGTGTTTGTACGACCAAATGATTAACGCTTAATTACAGACTaggaaagaaaaattaaagtcCTTTTTGTAAATGGTAGCATGTTGATAAAAATATGTAATCATAACTATTATATGCATCACAGgtcacaaaaaagacaaaaaaaaaccttgtaAGGACTGAAAATGCATGACTTCACTAACTTAAATCTCTCTACAGGCTGATAAAGATGTCAGGAAAGATCATCTGCTGCTGTGTGGCTCTCCTGATCTTTACATCAGTTTCAGCTGTAAAACGAATGCTCAATTCAGTCAGTGATCTAAAGTCAGTCAGATTTGGCCAATCGGTACCTATGGAGAGCCAAGAATTGCTCCGCTGGTTTGCCAACAAAATTGAAATTGATACAAATGGTGTCATACGACTGAACTTTGACCCACACTGCGATTATGGCTCACATCATTACGGCAACTTTGAGGGGTTGCTAGATGAATTGCCAAGGGGGTACAGATACTACACTCTTGGTAATGTCAATCAACAGACATCACTCCAGCTTCCATCTCATAGGAGAAACAGGGCCCGAATCATAATTAGAGTCAGGGAGCAGTCACAGAGAGTAGACCAAGTCTATATTACACAGCATTATCAGAGATTTGACTACCAAAGGTCAGAGTACGATCCAGAACAAACGTACCTGATCTCTACTAACCTCCTAAGAGAGATCAGAAGGGCTCATATGGACAACTCACCGATACATCGTGTAAACGCGTCCCAGTCATGGGACACTGGAAACAGGCAGgctgcaacaagaagaaatggacAACCTAATGGTTGGAACAACGATTGGTTGATCGCtttggttgttgttgtcttcattttttattttttttttatctttttgccATCAGCAAATAAATACAGAGTATAGTTTAATCAGTAACTGAAATTATGCTCAGGACCAGAGAACCAGGAGCATCTTTGTTTTGACCGGGACAACAGGGCAGTTATCTGAGTTTGACTACATGACTAATAGTTTCTGCTGTACAATTTGCAACCATGtcgttatttatttttatttttttccatttttgttttaaccTGGACTATAtgagtttattttgtgttaGATTTGGTTATAGCATGCTTGTAATAAATCATTTTGACAGCAAGtcacaaaaatcaacatttTGTATATGGACTACTCAAAATTGTGCATTTGTATTTGTAAAATATCTAATCAAGTCTAATCAACAGTAGTGACTACCAGCAAATTCATCCAGGGAGGAGAACGGACAATTGCTCTGACGGATGAATGACAGAGACGTGATGTGTTACCGTTTTGGTATTgtattgcatttttaaaatgttgtgctcattaaactgtatttttaattgGGGACAGTCATTTTATGTGATGTGTTATAACTGTGTTGACTCAAATGTTGTATTCGATATATTAGTCTCGCTTAAAAAGTAAATTAACTGTGTGGCCTGGTTAGGTACTGGGCTATAACAAACAAGATTCACTTGATTCAATTTCATCTGGCTCTTCTATGTTTTACAACATAGCTGATATGCGGTTTGCAATGTACTACGTAGATTTCTACACTTTCTGATAATggcaaaagattttaaaaaacggAAAAAAGTGTTTGAGGCCAATAatctgctttaaaaacaaaacaaaacaaagaaacaaaaaaatgattaTGTGCAAAGGAAGGTCGAGAGCTGTGGCACTTACATGTAAAAGTGACACTTGGCTGTGTACCCAACTAAAATACTGTTCTGTTTTTCTCCATGAGGATGAGGTTTCATGCAAACAGCTGTATTATGAAACTTCCCGTTACCGCTCGCCTTTCGAGCTgctttagtttcattttcaggGAAACAGAAACCTAACGTGAGTTACGTCTGCTCCTACACAGAGAGCTCAGACACTGGCAGAAGCAGGCTAAGGCAGGTAAGCTCTCTTACTTTCTGCTGCTAATTTGAATCATTTGGAGACTGATTAACTCTAGGTTTTATTGTAaaggcttctctgcttagaaTTTATTCTGAAtggaaaattatttacatgACAGTGCAGCTAACAGCATTGCACGAGGAATTTATATGGAGAAAGTTACAATAAATACTGAGAGTCGACTGTCTCTTTGAGGATTACACACTTCTAATGCACCCtttcacacagaagaagaaaaccacACAACATACATTCAACTCTTTCTATGGCTTTATTGACCCACCGAATGCATTTCAATACTTGAAGCAGGCTTTTATGTGATGGATTGTTACCATTGGTCTCTATTACACAGAGTCTACAGAGCACTTTGCGATATTTTGTGTTGTGGATTGTTTTACTTCCTGAAAAGGCAGCAATCATAATAAACACTGCATGAGCAGCAGCATCATTGTAGCACACAGCTATATCAGTAAGTATAttctgtgttaaaaaaaaacaaaaaactgtcaaTACAGACATTAATTTGATAATGCTTTTGGAAATATTCAGGTTTACTCATGCAATTGTATTTTAGCAGCTCATGAGCCCACAAACAAACGTCAGGACAAAACATTCTGGCTTAATTAGAAGCAGACAAACTTGTACTTAAGGACCAGGAAAGCTCAAAACGTACACACACCCagacacacacgaacacacacccggacacactcacacacccgGACACACAATAACTAGCAAAGCTTACTGCAGGGTTCATATGGACACATGTCTAATGTTTAAAGACCACTGGGAAAATATGAACAAATGTAAGGTAAAGATGCAGAGATGAATAATGAAACCAGTAACTTCTTAAATCTCTCTACAGGATGTTGAAGATATCAGGACAAATCAGCTGCTGTGTTGCTCTCCTCCTGACCCTCTCCTCTGTGTCAGCTGTAAGACGAGCGCTCAATTCAATCAGTGACCTGAAGACGGTAGGCTTTGGCCAGTCTGTGCCTGAGTACAGCCTCCGCTTGCTCCACTGGTTTGCCAATGAAATTGACATTAACAATAACGATGACAtcttgctgacctttgacctaaaCAGTGGTGCTTATGGCTCACATTATTATCGCAACAATGAAGAGCTGTTAGACCCACTGCCGAGGGGATACCAATACTACACTGTTGGTAATATCTACCAAGATGCATCACTGGAACTTCCAGATTATGTCGCGGAGTCGGACATTGAGGAAAGTAACAGGGTTCGCATTATAATTAGAGTCAGGCAGCAGAATGCAGCACGGATAATAGATCAAGTCTATATCACACAGCATTATGAGCCATATGAAGATCAAGGGACAGATTATGATCCACAACATACATATCCAGTCACCGTCTGCCTCCTAAGAGCAATCAGAAAGTTTTCCTTGGACCGCAATAACATCAACTCAATGAGGTCTCTCAGAGACCACTTTGGAAGCAGTGCTGATGATTCCCAGCTATGGGACATTATGGATATCTGGGATGACCTTGCTTGTCttggactgtttttgtttattgtgaTCCCAGAAAAGTGTTCCTCTCACAAACGCAACAGCAGACGTCAGCCAGCACCAAGAAGGAACACACAACCTGATTTTGAGAGCAGGCAAAATGTCACTTCTGGGATGTCTGCAAAAGATCAAGTGGATCATAGAAATGGGATAAAACTGAAGGTGACAACAGGCGAAAGTGGAAACGCCAGAATTATTTGGAGCAATGTTCATAGTGACCTTCTTAAACGAAATGTGATGGTGGCACTTTACCAGAATAATCAGGAAGAGAAAGCCCTGATTTCTATATGTATTGGGAACATAGTGTCAGGTAGTTATGACACATCAGTACCCCTGAATGAAGGCCTTCAGGTACGACTGCATGAGGTTAGGACTCGATTTTTCTTCTGGATTTCAGTAGGAAAGGAGATAGACAGAGGCAGTGAGTTTAAAAACCCCAAAGCTGTGAATATAACAGGTTACAATGCTAACCTGCAACTCTTTGCAAAAGACGGCAAGGCTTGTGCTCGCTTAATAGTGACAAAGTCTTTCCATAACTGGAAGTCTGAATTTAAAAACGCATGGGTAGGTTTCTATAGCTCTGAAAATAAAGCCACAAAAAACTATGAATGGTGGCAATGGCAATGGGCAACaaaattcaaagaaaacaattcTCAGGACAATTATAATGTGTACGAGTACGAGTCAGACATGACAATTG includes:
- the LOC134626158 gene encoding uncharacterized protein LOC134626158 encodes the protein MLKISGQISCCVALLLTLSSVSAVRRALNSISDLKTVGFGQSVPEYSLRLLHWFANEIDINNNDDILLTFDLNSGAYGSHYYRNNEELLDPLPRGYQYYTVGNIYQDASLELPDYVAESDIEESNRVRIIIRVRQQNAARIIDQVYITQHYEPYEDQGTDYDPQHTYPVTVCLLRAIRKFSLDRNNINSMRSLRDHFGSSADDSQLWDIMDIWDDLACLGLFLFIVIPEKCSSHKRNSRRQPAPRRNTQPDFESRQNVTSGMSAKDQVDHRNGIKLKVTTGESGNARIIWSNVHSDLLKRNVMVALYQNNQEEKALISICIGNIVSGSYDTSVPLNEGLQVRLHEVRTRFFFWISVGKEIDRGSEFKNPKAVNITGYNANLQLFAKDGKACARLIVTKSFHNWKSEFKNAWVGFYSSENKATKNYEWWQWQWATKFKENNSQDNYNVYEYESDMTIAAGVQVRFILQHEIEKARTSPWAE